A single genomic interval of Cucumis sativus cultivar 9930 chromosome 7, Cucumber_9930_V3, whole genome shotgun sequence harbors:
- the LOC101206534 gene encoding uncharacterized protein LOC101206534, which produces MAGPLLRRLWSSSHRSISSSSFSSFHLQSHIISPSSVFPNLLARAFSAATATAAAAVAPSSDLDPSRLRNVAVIAHVDHGKTTLMDRLLRQCGADIPHERAMDSISLERERGITIASKVTSVSWKENELNMVDTPGHADFGGEVERVVGMVEGAILVVDAGEGPLAQTKFVLAKALKYGLRPILLLNKVDRPSVSEERCSEVESLVFDLFANLGATEEQLDFPVLYASAKEGWASNTYTKDPPGELRNMSQLLDAIIRHVPPPAAKLDEPFQMLVSMMERDFYLGRILTGRIASGVVRTGDRVHGLRVKDSGVEKIEEGKVVKLMKKKGTTVVQIDSAGAGDIVSMAGLANPSIGHTVANVEVLAALPTFELDPPTISMTFGVNDSPLAGRDGTHLTGGKIGDRLMAEAETNLAINVLPGLSESYEVQGRGELQLGILIENMRREGFELSISPPKVMYKTENSTKLEPIEEVTIEVNEEHVGLVMEALSHRRGEVTEMGPVPGNIGRTRLCLTCPSRGLVGYRSVFSSDTRGTGFMHRAFLKYEKHRGPLGNVRKGVLISMGYGAVTAHALMSLEARGTLFVNPGMEAYDGMIIGEHSRDSDLDVNPVRTKELTNIRSACKDENVKLSPPRLMSLEEAIGYVASDELIEVTPKAIRLRKKYLEVNKRKTMSKKPKE; this is translated from the exons ATGGCGGGTCCATTACTCCGTCGTCTCTGGTCATCATCTCATAGATCCATATCTTCCTCCTCTTTCTCCTCTTTCCATCTTCAATCTCACATTATCTCGCCATCATCCGTCTTCCCCAATCTCCTCGCGCGCGCTTTTTCAGCAGCCACGGCCACTGCGGCTGCTGCCGTTGCACCTAGCAGCGACCTTGATCCGAGCCGACTCAGGAACGTGGCAGTGATTGCTCATGTTGATCATGGAAAAACAACTCTCATGGACCGTTTGCTCCGGCAGTGCGGCGCGGATATACCACACGAGCGAGCTATGGATTCGATCAGTCTTGAGCGTGAACGAGGTATCACCATAGCGTCCAAG GTTACTTCTGTTTCATGGAAGGAAAATGAGTTGAACATGGTTGATACGCCCGGTCACGCAGATTTTGGTGGAGAA GTTGAACGTGTTGTTGGAATGGTTGAAGGTGCAATTTTAGTTGTTGATGCTGGTGAAGGTCCATTGGCACAAACAAAATTCGTTCTTGCAAAGGCCTTAAAGTATGGGCTGCGAcctattcttcttctaaacaaaGTAGACCGACCATCAG TATCTGAAGAAAGGTGTAGTGAAGTTGAGAGCTTGGTATTTGATCTATTTGCAAATCTAGGCGCCACAG aGGAGCAGTTGGACTTTCCTGTTCTTTATGCTTCTGCTAAAGAAGGGTGGGCTTCCAATACTTACACTAAAGATCCTCCTGGCGAATTGAGAAATATGTCGCAGTTGCTTGATGCTATTATAAGACATGTTCCTCCTCCAGCAGCAAAACTTGACGAACCGTTTCAGATGCTG GTTTCTATGATGGAGCGCGACTTTTATCTTGGACGAATATTGACTGGACGCATTGCTTCTGGTGTCGTTCGAACTGGTGATAGAGTTCACGGACTCCGAGTCAAGGATTCTGGGgttgaaaaaattgaagagggaaag GTCgtgaaattaatgaaaaagaaaggtacAACTGTCGTTCAAATTGATAGTGCTGGGGCTGGTGATATAGTGTCAATGGCTGGGTTGGCAAATCCTTCCATAGGCCATACTGTGGCCAATGTTGAA GTTTTGGCTGCTTTGCCTACTTTTGAATTGGACCCTCCTACTATTTCAATGACTTTTGGTGTTAATGATTCTCCACTGGCAGGTCGTGATGGTACACAT TTGACTGGTGGAAAAATTGGTGACCGGTTAATGGCTGAAGCAGAAACAAATCTTGCCATAAATGTGCTTCCAGGCTTGTCAGAATCTTATGAGGTGCAGGGGCGAGGCGAACTTCAACTAG GTATCCTAATTGAGAACATGAGACGTGAGGGATTTGAGTTATCCATTTCACCGCCTAAAGTAAT GTATAAAACTGAGAATTCAACGAAGCTTGAGCCAATTGAAGAAGTCACCATAGAG GTTAATGAAGAACACGTTGGTTTAGTTATGGAAGCCTTATCACATAGGCGTGGTGAAGTTACAGAGATGGGTCCAGTCCCAGGAAACATTGGCAGAACTAGATTGTGTTTGACATGCCCATCCAG GGGCTTAGTTGGTTACAGAAGTGTGTTTAGCAGTGATACACGTGGAACTGGTTTTATGCATCGAGCATTCTTAA agTATGAAAAACATCGGGGTCCTCTTGGCAATGTTCGAAAAGGAGTACTG ATATCAATGGGATATGGAGCAGTTACAGCTCATGCTTTAATGAGTTTAGAAGCTCGAGGAACTCTTTTTGTAAATCCTGGAATGGAG GCTTATGATGGAATGATTATTGGAGAACATTCTAGGGACTCAGATCTTGAT gTTAATCCTGTAAGAACTAAAGAACTTACCAATATCCGTTCTGCTTGCAAGGATGAAAACGTGAAGCTGTCTCCACCCCGACTT ATGAGTCTCGAAGAAGCGATAGGATACGTTGCATCTGATGAACTTATTGAG GTTACACCAAAGGCCATTCGTTTAAGGAAGAAATATTTGGAGGTCAACAAGCGCAAGACCATGAGTAAGAAGCCCAAGGAATGA